The following proteins are co-located in the Styela clava chromosome 15, kaStyClav1.hap1.2, whole genome shotgun sequence genome:
- the LOC120334649 gene encoding uncharacterized protein LOC120334649 isoform X1, translating to MTKAKESMENKEPTAKIESSGTHTRKCMVYLLNGQEFQCNVQRNANGSQLLQQIRELLDIIEFDYFGLYFEDSAHHKYWLESEKSIKKQLKNSPWKFNLSVKFYPSDPSQLAEDVSRYYMVLQLRDNIVSGRLPCSFVTHALLGSFVVQSELGDYDESVMKGNYVSGFQFAPNQTNALEDKVIELHKTHKGLTPEAAELAFLENVKKLPLYGVDLHAVKDSEDVDLMLGVSWSGLRVYRDQVQISRFAWPRILKISYVRTKYYVRMRPVDDQAAESVIGFKLPNHRAAKKLWKSSVEHHTFFRMTRPEIPKSKLIRTGSTFRYHGQTQHQTRKIVATTTRKNVPKIQRTASRRSYVGSDKSRQNKTSTSDGASPPELPKKEHTTTTTTEVVTVTEEIITEKAKEPPKPKTEVIEEVTTTEETVEIQVVKSQRSEASKSRTSSSSSLSSSDDGTDRLTRHQRKVHKMKQDDELVETTTEKGKFLQEPPPGSNGSSEWDVRLQASPAKNTDASPEATPNEEEKIEDEIETQDRHHVTTTVVTTVTTEVVQDSSTKDEKEESSSSSSEEEKEEKEVPEEKKPLPDFVPVVEPVTADSSSSSSSESDEEKEEEPEDFDDKQETEKLEDHETEHDFSATTTIVHTEYHVTETVIKNPHVEEDASTHAQEEEEDKVEPRREETVLEEPVEKDSSSSSSSESTSSSESDSEDITPEVKEQDEKSEEEEGVSNENNNNNTEEVNRSEAIVVSQNVITTVETKSVRVEDVVIPREDNEVHRVALTADGENNVTVTETPRSSSSSSSSSSSSSSKSSSSSSDSEPEPEPEEDTQTSITNGFKPPIVKTEAVYVEPTEEEKPEVTTMPPVVHTETKTITYESNFHQPDVIETGNDVQLLSSQTITSETLSSVTTTHITKTVVGSVSETRVEKSIVLTADGDADLHEAVARAMKDTQESDPNVSITKVVVHEEKVVENS from the exons ATGACAAAAGCAAAAGAAAGCATGGAAAACAAGGAGCCGACGGCTAAAATTGAGTCGTCTGGTACTCACACAAGAAAGTGCATGGTGTACTTGCTTAATGGACAAGAATTTCAATGCAATGTACAG AGAAATGCAAATGGATCACAACTTCTTCAGCAGATTCGTGAATTATTGGATATAAttgaatttgattattttggATTATATTTTGAAGATTCAGCGCATCATAAATACTGGCTCGAATCcgaaaaatcaattaaaaaacaattgaaaa ATAGCCCATGGAAGTTTAATTTGTCAGTCAAATTCTATCCGTCTGACCCTTCACAGCTGGCGGAAGATGTATCAAGATATTACATGGTGCTTCAATTGAGAGATAATATTGTTTCTGGAAG GTTACCGTGCTCATTTGTCACTCATGCTCTCCTCGGATCATTTGTTGTGCAATCTGAGCTTGGAGATTATGATGAGTCAGTTATGAAAGGAAACTATGTTTCTGGATTTCAATTTGCTCCAAATCAAACCAATGCATTGGAGGACAAAGTCATTGAACTTCACAAGACTCATAA GGGTTTGACTCCAGAAGCGGCAGAATTAGCTTTCCTAGAAAATGTGAAGAAACTTCCACTCTATGGCGTGGATTTGCATGCAGTCAAG GATTCTGAAGATGTTGATCTTATGCTCGGAGTAAGCTGGAGTGGATTAAGAGTATACAGGGACCAAGTACAAATCAGTCGCTTTGCATGGCCAAGGATCCTAAAAATATCATATGTTAGGACCAAATACTACGTCAGAATGAGACCAGTTGAT GACCAAGCCGCAGAAAGCGTAATTGGATTCAAACTACCCAATCACAGGGCTGCAAAAAAGTTGTGGAAATCGAGTGTTGAGCATCATACATTTTTCAG AATGACCAGACCTGAAATACCAAAAAGTAAACTAATTCGAACTGGATCGACCTTTAGATATCACGGTCAAACTCAACACCAAACCAGAAAAATTGTTGCGACAACGACTCGTAAAAACGTTCCAAAAATACAAAGAACAGCAAGCAGACGATCCTATGTGGGAAGTG ACAAATCAAGACAGAATAAAACGTCAACAAGTGATGGTGCTTCACCACCTGAG CTACCAAAAAAAGAACACACAACCACAACTACAACCGAAGTTGTAACTGTTACTGAGGAAATTATTACAGAAAAAGCAAAG GAGCCGCCAAAACCAAAAACAGAAGTTATAGAGGAAGTAACAACCACAGAAGAAACTGTTGAAATTCAG GTTGTAAAGTCGCAGAGATCGGAAGCCTCCAAGTCTCGTACTTCTTCGTCTTCATCTTTGTCGAGTAGCGATGACGGGACAGACAGACTCACAAGGCATCAGAGAAAAGTCCACAAAATGAAAC AGGATGATGAACTGGTTGAAACGACCACCGAGAAGG gtaAATTTTTGCAAGAACCACCCCCTGGTAGTAATGGCTCTTCAGAATGGGATGTGAGGTTGCAAGCCTCGCCAGCTAAAAATAcg GATGCCAGTCCAGAAGCAACACCGAATGAAGAAGAAAAAATAGAAGATGAGATCGAAACACAGGACCGCCATCATGTTACTACCACAGTTGTTACTACTGTCACTACAGAAGTTGTTCAAGATAGTTCTACTAAAGATGAAAAAGAAGAATCGTCATCTTCTAGTAGCGAGGAGGAAAAGGAGGAGAAAGAAGTTCCTGAAGAGAAG AAGCCTTTGCCAGATTTTGTGCCTGTTGTTGAGCCTGTTACTGCCGATAGCTCAAGCTCAAGTTCATCGGAATCTGATGAAGAGAAGGAAGAAGAACCAGAGGATTTTGATGATAAACAAGAAACTGAAAAGCTTGAAGATCACGAAACAGAGCATGATTTCTCTGCAACAACCACAATAGTTCACACTGAGTATCAT GTCACAGAAACTGTCATCAAAAATCCTCATGTTGAAGAGGATGCTTCTACTCATGCTCAAGAAGAGGAGGAAGATAAAGTAGAACCTCGAAGGGAGGAGACAGTCTTAGAAGAACCTGTTGAGAAAGATTCATCTTCTTCTTCGAGTTCAGAGTCAACTTCAAGTTCTGAGAGTGACAGTGAGGATATAACTCCAGAG GTTAAAGAGCAAGATGAAAAATCGGAAGAGGAAGAAGGAGTAAGTaatgaaaacaacaacaacaatacgGAAGAAGTGAATCGTTCAGAAGCAATTGTCGTATCTCAGAACGTAATCACAACAGTGGAAACAAAGTCTGTTCGTGTTGAG GATGTTGTGATACCACGAGAAGATAACGAAGTTCATAGAGTTGCTCTCACTGCCGATGGAGAAAACAATGTGACAGTGACAGAAACTCCTCGATCGAGCTCAAGTTCGTCATCTTCTTCGTCATCGTCATCATCAAAAAGTAGTTCTAGTTCGAGTGACTCCGAACCTGAGCCAGAACCAGAAGAGGATACGCAGACTTCAATTACAAATGGATTCAAG CCACCAATTGTTAAGACGGAAGCAGTCTATGTGGAACCGACTGAAGAAGAAAAACCAGAAGTTACGACTATG ccACCTGTAGTTCACACTGAAACAAAGACAATCACTTATGAATCAAACTTTCATCAACCTGATGTCATAGAAACTGGAAATGATGTTCAACTTCTCAGTAGCCAAACTATAACTTCAGAAACGTTGTCATCGGTAACCACAACACATATCACCAAG ACTGTTGTCGGAAGCGTGAGTGAAACCAGAGTAGAAAAGAGTATTGTACTCACTGCCGATGGAGATGCTGATTTGCATGAG GCCGTGGCGAGAGCTATGAAAGACACACAAGAAAGTGACCCTAATGTGAGCATTACCAAGGTCGTAGTGCACGAGGAGAAGGTCGTCGAGAACTCTTAA
- the LOC120334649 gene encoding band 4.1-like protein 2 isoform X3 gives MTKAKESMENKEPTAKIESSGTHTRKCMVYLLNGQEFQCNVQRNANGSQLLQQIRELLDIIEFDYFGLYFEDSAHHKYWLESEKSIKKQLKNSPWKFNLSVKFYPSDPSQLAEDVSRYYMVLQLRDNIVSGRLPCSFVTHALLGSFVVQSELGDYDESVMKGNYVSGFQFAPNQTNALEDKVIELHKTHKGLTPEAAELAFLENVKKLPLYGVDLHAVKDSEDVDLMLGVSWSGLRVYRDQVQISRFAWPRILKISYVRTKYYVRMRPVDDQAAESVIGFKLPNHRAAKKLWKSSVEHHTFFRMTRPEIPKSKLIRTGSTFRYHGQTQHQTRKIVATTTRKNVPKIQRTASRRSYVGSDKSRQNKTSTSDGASPPELPKKEHTTTTTTEVVTVTEEIITEKAKEPPKPKTEVIEEVTTTEETVEIQVVKSQRSEASKSRTSSSSSLSSSDDGTDRLTRHQRKVHKMKRKFLQEPPPGSNGSSEWDVRLQASPAKNTDASPEATPNEEEKIEDEIETQDRHHVTTTVVTTVTTEVVQDSSTKDEKEESSSSSSEEEKEEKEVPEEKKPLPDFVPVVEPVTADSSSSSSSESDEEKEEEPEDFDDKQETEKLEDHETEHDFSATTTIVHTEYHVTETVIKNPHVEEDASTHAQEEEEDKVEPRREETVLEEPVEKDSSSSSSSESTSSSESDSEDITPEVKEQDEKSEEEEGVSNENNNNNTEEVNRSEAIVVSQNVITTVETKSVRVEDVVIPREDNEVHRVALTADGENNVTVTETPRSSSSSSSSSSSSSSKSSSSSSDSEPEPEPEEDTQTSITNGFKPPIVKTEAVYVEPTEEEKPEVTTMPPVVHTETKTITYESNFHQPDVIETGNDVQLLSSQTITSETLSSVTTTHITKTVVGSVSETRVEKSIVLTADGDADLHEAVARAMKDTQESDPNVSITKVVVHEEKVVENS, from the exons ATGACAAAAGCAAAAGAAAGCATGGAAAACAAGGAGCCGACGGCTAAAATTGAGTCGTCTGGTACTCACACAAGAAAGTGCATGGTGTACTTGCTTAATGGACAAGAATTTCAATGCAATGTACAG AGAAATGCAAATGGATCACAACTTCTTCAGCAGATTCGTGAATTATTGGATATAAttgaatttgattattttggATTATATTTTGAAGATTCAGCGCATCATAAATACTGGCTCGAATCcgaaaaatcaattaaaaaacaattgaaaa ATAGCCCATGGAAGTTTAATTTGTCAGTCAAATTCTATCCGTCTGACCCTTCACAGCTGGCGGAAGATGTATCAAGATATTACATGGTGCTTCAATTGAGAGATAATATTGTTTCTGGAAG GTTACCGTGCTCATTTGTCACTCATGCTCTCCTCGGATCATTTGTTGTGCAATCTGAGCTTGGAGATTATGATGAGTCAGTTATGAAAGGAAACTATGTTTCTGGATTTCAATTTGCTCCAAATCAAACCAATGCATTGGAGGACAAAGTCATTGAACTTCACAAGACTCATAA GGGTTTGACTCCAGAAGCGGCAGAATTAGCTTTCCTAGAAAATGTGAAGAAACTTCCACTCTATGGCGTGGATTTGCATGCAGTCAAG GATTCTGAAGATGTTGATCTTATGCTCGGAGTAAGCTGGAGTGGATTAAGAGTATACAGGGACCAAGTACAAATCAGTCGCTTTGCATGGCCAAGGATCCTAAAAATATCATATGTTAGGACCAAATACTACGTCAGAATGAGACCAGTTGAT GACCAAGCCGCAGAAAGCGTAATTGGATTCAAACTACCCAATCACAGGGCTGCAAAAAAGTTGTGGAAATCGAGTGTTGAGCATCATACATTTTTCAG AATGACCAGACCTGAAATACCAAAAAGTAAACTAATTCGAACTGGATCGACCTTTAGATATCACGGTCAAACTCAACACCAAACCAGAAAAATTGTTGCGACAACGACTCGTAAAAACGTTCCAAAAATACAAAGAACAGCAAGCAGACGATCCTATGTGGGAAGTG ACAAATCAAGACAGAATAAAACGTCAACAAGTGATGGTGCTTCACCACCTGAG CTACCAAAAAAAGAACACACAACCACAACTACAACCGAAGTTGTAACTGTTACTGAGGAAATTATTACAGAAAAAGCAAAG GAGCCGCCAAAACCAAAAACAGAAGTTATAGAGGAAGTAACAACCACAGAAGAAACTGTTGAAATTCAG GTTGTAAAGTCGCAGAGATCGGAAGCCTCCAAGTCTCGTACTTCTTCGTCTTCATCTTTGTCGAGTAGCGATGACGGGACAGACAGACTCACAAGGCATCAGAGAAAAGTCCACAAAATGAAAC gtaAATTTTTGCAAGAACCACCCCCTGGTAGTAATGGCTCTTCAGAATGGGATGTGAGGTTGCAAGCCTCGCCAGCTAAAAATAcg GATGCCAGTCCAGAAGCAACACCGAATGAAGAAGAAAAAATAGAAGATGAGATCGAAACACAGGACCGCCATCATGTTACTACCACAGTTGTTACTACTGTCACTACAGAAGTTGTTCAAGATAGTTCTACTAAAGATGAAAAAGAAGAATCGTCATCTTCTAGTAGCGAGGAGGAAAAGGAGGAGAAAGAAGTTCCTGAAGAGAAG AAGCCTTTGCCAGATTTTGTGCCTGTTGTTGAGCCTGTTACTGCCGATAGCTCAAGCTCAAGTTCATCGGAATCTGATGAAGAGAAGGAAGAAGAACCAGAGGATTTTGATGATAAACAAGAAACTGAAAAGCTTGAAGATCACGAAACAGAGCATGATTTCTCTGCAACAACCACAATAGTTCACACTGAGTATCAT GTCACAGAAACTGTCATCAAAAATCCTCATGTTGAAGAGGATGCTTCTACTCATGCTCAAGAAGAGGAGGAAGATAAAGTAGAACCTCGAAGGGAGGAGACAGTCTTAGAAGAACCTGTTGAGAAAGATTCATCTTCTTCTTCGAGTTCAGAGTCAACTTCAAGTTCTGAGAGTGACAGTGAGGATATAACTCCAGAG GTTAAAGAGCAAGATGAAAAATCGGAAGAGGAAGAAGGAGTAAGTaatgaaaacaacaacaacaatacgGAAGAAGTGAATCGTTCAGAAGCAATTGTCGTATCTCAGAACGTAATCACAACAGTGGAAACAAAGTCTGTTCGTGTTGAG GATGTTGTGATACCACGAGAAGATAACGAAGTTCATAGAGTTGCTCTCACTGCCGATGGAGAAAACAATGTGACAGTGACAGAAACTCCTCGATCGAGCTCAAGTTCGTCATCTTCTTCGTCATCGTCATCATCAAAAAGTAGTTCTAGTTCGAGTGACTCCGAACCTGAGCCAGAACCAGAAGAGGATACGCAGACTTCAATTACAAATGGATTCAAG CCACCAATTGTTAAGACGGAAGCAGTCTATGTGGAACCGACTGAAGAAGAAAAACCAGAAGTTACGACTATG ccACCTGTAGTTCACACTGAAACAAAGACAATCACTTATGAATCAAACTTTCATCAACCTGATGTCATAGAAACTGGAAATGATGTTCAACTTCTCAGTAGCCAAACTATAACTTCAGAAACGTTGTCATCGGTAACCACAACACATATCACCAAG ACTGTTGTCGGAAGCGTGAGTGAAACCAGAGTAGAAAAGAGTATTGTACTCACTGCCGATGGAGATGCTGATTTGCATGAG GCCGTGGCGAGAGCTATGAAAGACACACAAGAAAGTGACCCTAATGTGAGCATTACCAAGGTCGTAGTGCACGAGGAGAAGGTCGTCGAGAACTCTTAA
- the LOC120334649 gene encoding uncharacterized protein LOC120334649 isoform X2, translating to MTKAKESMENKEPTAKIESSGTHTRKCMVYLLNGQEFQCNVQRNANGSQLLQQIRELLDIIEFDYFGLYFEDSAHHKYWLESEKSIKKQLKNSPWKFNLSVKFYPSDPSQLAEDVSRYYMVLQLRDNIVSGRLPCSFVTHALLGSFVVQSELGDYDESVMKGNYVSGFQFAPNQTNALEDKVIELHKTHKGLTPEAAELAFLENVKKLPLYGVDLHAVKDSEDVDLMLGVSWSGLRVYRDQVQISRFAWPRILKISYVRTKYYVRMRPVDDQAAESVIGFKLPNHRAAKKLWKSSVEHHTFFRMTRPEIPKSKLIRTGSTFRYHGQTQHQTRKIVATTTRKNVPKIQRTASRRSYVGSDKSRQNKTSTSDGASPPELPKKEHTTTTTTEVVTVTEEIITEKAKEPPKPKTEVIEEVTTTEETVEIQVVKSQRSEASKSRTSSSSSLSSSDDGTDRLTRHQRKVHKMKQDDELVETTTEKGKFLQEPPPGSNGSSEWDVRLQASPAKNTDASPEATPNEEEKIEDEIETQDRHHVTTTVVTTVTTEVVQDSSTKDEKEESSSSSSEEEKEEKEVPEEKPLPDFVPVVEPVTADSSSSSSSESDEEKEEEPEDFDDKQETEKLEDHETEHDFSATTTIVHTEYHVTETVIKNPHVEEDASTHAQEEEEDKVEPRREETVLEEPVEKDSSSSSSSESTSSSESDSEDITPEVKEQDEKSEEEEGVSNENNNNNTEEVNRSEAIVVSQNVITTVETKSVRVEDVVIPREDNEVHRVALTADGENNVTVTETPRSSSSSSSSSSSSSSKSSSSSSDSEPEPEPEEDTQTSITNGFKPPIVKTEAVYVEPTEEEKPEVTTMPPVVHTETKTITYESNFHQPDVIETGNDVQLLSSQTITSETLSSVTTTHITKTVVGSVSETRVEKSIVLTADGDADLHEAVARAMKDTQESDPNVSITKVVVHEEKVVENS from the exons ATGACAAAAGCAAAAGAAAGCATGGAAAACAAGGAGCCGACGGCTAAAATTGAGTCGTCTGGTACTCACACAAGAAAGTGCATGGTGTACTTGCTTAATGGACAAGAATTTCAATGCAATGTACAG AGAAATGCAAATGGATCACAACTTCTTCAGCAGATTCGTGAATTATTGGATATAAttgaatttgattattttggATTATATTTTGAAGATTCAGCGCATCATAAATACTGGCTCGAATCcgaaaaatcaattaaaaaacaattgaaaa ATAGCCCATGGAAGTTTAATTTGTCAGTCAAATTCTATCCGTCTGACCCTTCACAGCTGGCGGAAGATGTATCAAGATATTACATGGTGCTTCAATTGAGAGATAATATTGTTTCTGGAAG GTTACCGTGCTCATTTGTCACTCATGCTCTCCTCGGATCATTTGTTGTGCAATCTGAGCTTGGAGATTATGATGAGTCAGTTATGAAAGGAAACTATGTTTCTGGATTTCAATTTGCTCCAAATCAAACCAATGCATTGGAGGACAAAGTCATTGAACTTCACAAGACTCATAA GGGTTTGACTCCAGAAGCGGCAGAATTAGCTTTCCTAGAAAATGTGAAGAAACTTCCACTCTATGGCGTGGATTTGCATGCAGTCAAG GATTCTGAAGATGTTGATCTTATGCTCGGAGTAAGCTGGAGTGGATTAAGAGTATACAGGGACCAAGTACAAATCAGTCGCTTTGCATGGCCAAGGATCCTAAAAATATCATATGTTAGGACCAAATACTACGTCAGAATGAGACCAGTTGAT GACCAAGCCGCAGAAAGCGTAATTGGATTCAAACTACCCAATCACAGGGCTGCAAAAAAGTTGTGGAAATCGAGTGTTGAGCATCATACATTTTTCAG AATGACCAGACCTGAAATACCAAAAAGTAAACTAATTCGAACTGGATCGACCTTTAGATATCACGGTCAAACTCAACACCAAACCAGAAAAATTGTTGCGACAACGACTCGTAAAAACGTTCCAAAAATACAAAGAACAGCAAGCAGACGATCCTATGTGGGAAGTG ACAAATCAAGACAGAATAAAACGTCAACAAGTGATGGTGCTTCACCACCTGAG CTACCAAAAAAAGAACACACAACCACAACTACAACCGAAGTTGTAACTGTTACTGAGGAAATTATTACAGAAAAAGCAAAG GAGCCGCCAAAACCAAAAACAGAAGTTATAGAGGAAGTAACAACCACAGAAGAAACTGTTGAAATTCAG GTTGTAAAGTCGCAGAGATCGGAAGCCTCCAAGTCTCGTACTTCTTCGTCTTCATCTTTGTCGAGTAGCGATGACGGGACAGACAGACTCACAAGGCATCAGAGAAAAGTCCACAAAATGAAAC AGGATGATGAACTGGTTGAAACGACCACCGAGAAGG gtaAATTTTTGCAAGAACCACCCCCTGGTAGTAATGGCTCTTCAGAATGGGATGTGAGGTTGCAAGCCTCGCCAGCTAAAAATAcg GATGCCAGTCCAGAAGCAACACCGAATGAAGAAGAAAAAATAGAAGATGAGATCGAAACACAGGACCGCCATCATGTTACTACCACAGTTGTTACTACTGTCACTACAGAAGTTGTTCAAGATAGTTCTACTAAAGATGAAAAAGAAGAATCGTCATCTTCTAGTAGCGAGGAGGAAAAGGAGGAGAAAGAAGTTCCTGAAGAGAAG CCTTTGCCAGATTTTGTGCCTGTTGTTGAGCCTGTTACTGCCGATAGCTCAAGCTCAAGTTCATCGGAATCTGATGAAGAGAAGGAAGAAGAACCAGAGGATTTTGATGATAAACAAGAAACTGAAAAGCTTGAAGATCACGAAACAGAGCATGATTTCTCTGCAACAACCACAATAGTTCACACTGAGTATCAT GTCACAGAAACTGTCATCAAAAATCCTCATGTTGAAGAGGATGCTTCTACTCATGCTCAAGAAGAGGAGGAAGATAAAGTAGAACCTCGAAGGGAGGAGACAGTCTTAGAAGAACCTGTTGAGAAAGATTCATCTTCTTCTTCGAGTTCAGAGTCAACTTCAAGTTCTGAGAGTGACAGTGAGGATATAACTCCAGAG GTTAAAGAGCAAGATGAAAAATCGGAAGAGGAAGAAGGAGTAAGTaatgaaaacaacaacaacaatacgGAAGAAGTGAATCGTTCAGAAGCAATTGTCGTATCTCAGAACGTAATCACAACAGTGGAAACAAAGTCTGTTCGTGTTGAG GATGTTGTGATACCACGAGAAGATAACGAAGTTCATAGAGTTGCTCTCACTGCCGATGGAGAAAACAATGTGACAGTGACAGAAACTCCTCGATCGAGCTCAAGTTCGTCATCTTCTTCGTCATCGTCATCATCAAAAAGTAGTTCTAGTTCGAGTGACTCCGAACCTGAGCCAGAACCAGAAGAGGATACGCAGACTTCAATTACAAATGGATTCAAG CCACCAATTGTTAAGACGGAAGCAGTCTATGTGGAACCGACTGAAGAAGAAAAACCAGAAGTTACGACTATG ccACCTGTAGTTCACACTGAAACAAAGACAATCACTTATGAATCAAACTTTCATCAACCTGATGTCATAGAAACTGGAAATGATGTTCAACTTCTCAGTAGCCAAACTATAACTTCAGAAACGTTGTCATCGGTAACCACAACACATATCACCAAG ACTGTTGTCGGAAGCGTGAGTGAAACCAGAGTAGAAAAGAGTATTGTACTCACTGCCGATGGAGATGCTGATTTGCATGAG GCCGTGGCGAGAGCTATGAAAGACACACAAGAAAGTGACCCTAATGTGAGCATTACCAAGGTCGTAGTGCACGAGGAGAAGGTCGTCGAGAACTCTTAA